A genomic region of Planococcus kocurii contains the following coding sequences:
- a CDS encoding lipoate--protein ligase family protein has protein sequence MPLFFEETAWRFWDQSLSAKSRSALESFAADDTLCELVGSGKSAPTVRTWVHDDTVVLGIQDHRLPHIEKGMDVLKDHGFTPIVRNSGGLAVVLDAGVLNISLVLSEKDNAIDISAGYDLMLDLVRELFPEADIDAYEIVGSYCPGSYDLSIGGRKFAGISQRRIRRGIAVQVYLCIEGSGAQRAEVIRDFYKAGLQGEETKFAYPEIKPETMASLSELLARQITVQEVVVDLHALMGSPVPMALQPVETELYGFYLDRVVERNRKMLERPLE, from the coding sequence ATGCCGTTATTTTTTGAAGAAACAGCTTGGCGTTTTTGGGATCAATCGTTAAGCGCGAAAAGTCGCTCTGCGCTTGAATCATTTGCAGCAGACGATACCTTATGTGAGTTGGTGGGATCCGGAAAAAGCGCACCAACCGTTCGAACATGGGTGCACGACGATACGGTAGTGTTAGGAATCCAAGATCATCGTTTGCCGCATATTGAAAAAGGCATGGATGTATTAAAAGACCATGGCTTTACGCCGATTGTACGGAATTCAGGAGGACTGGCAGTTGTGCTGGATGCCGGCGTTTTAAACATTTCGCTCGTGCTATCGGAAAAAGACAACGCCATCGATATCTCAGCGGGTTACGACTTAATGCTCGATTTGGTGCGTGAATTATTCCCTGAAGCGGATATTGACGCCTACGAAATCGTGGGATCGTATTGTCCAGGCTCTTACGATCTCAGCATTGGGGGTCGGAAATTCGCGGGCATTTCACAGCGCCGGATTCGTCGCGGCATCGCTGTTCAAGTTTATTTATGTATTGAGGGTAGTGGCGCACAACGTGCAGAGGTCATTCGTGACTTTTACAAAGCGGGACTCCAAGGCGAAGAAACAAAGTTTGCCTATCCTGAAATAAAACCAGAAACAATGGCATCGCTTAGTGAACTATTGGCAAGACAAATTACTGTCCAAGAAGTTGTTGTAGATTTACATGCTTTGATGGGGTCACCAGTACCGATGGCGCTACAGCCTGTTGAAACAGAGTTATACGGATTTTATTTAGATCGTGTAGTTGAGCGGAACCGAAAAATGCTAGAACGTCCTCTTGAATAG